TTAAAACAAGCCTTCATTAGTTAATTGGGCTTCATTTATTGGATGAAATAAATGCAATAGGGAAATAGTTTGCAGTTTACTCTATCCAAATGACAGTGTACAATTtctagaacttttttttttacttgaccAGTGATGAAGTCATGGTTAGTCATGGACACCTTTACTATGTGATGTTTGCTCAGTTTGGAaattgacagtgtgtgtgatgtttgtatGCAGGTTTGTCAATCTGCTGTTGAGTCATATGTCGGTGGAGGAGCTAAGAGAAGAGGCCTGTGACTGTCTGTTTGAGATCATAAATAAGGGCATGGACCCAGTGGACAAAACCAAACTggtggagtctctctctcaagtTCTGCAGTCAGCCGGGTTCTTTAATGTTGAGCAGGTGGGCACTGTCTTCCCTGCAAGCACATACCTACACCATGATTATGTATCTATAATATCTGTctctgaaaagtgtgtgtgtgtgtgtgtgtgtgtttgtgtttcaggagGAGGATGTGGACTTCTTGGCAAAGTTCTCACGTCTTGTGAATGGGATGGGCCAGGCTCTTGTGCTAAGCTGGACTAAACTGACTAAGTCAGGAGATGTGAAGGTTGCCACAGAAACACTTCAAGCACTGGAGGCCAAGGTGCCCCTGTTGCTGCAGCTGCTCGTCCACGAGGATGACGACATTTCAGCCAACATTGTGGGCTTCTGTTATGACTACCTACATGTCCTCAAACAGGTaggtgcgcacgcacacacacacacgcacacgcacagtgCACTCCTGTTATGACTACCTACGTGTCCTCAAACAGgtacgtacgcacgcacacacacacgtgcacatgcacagtgcaCTCCTGTTATGACTACCTACGTGTCCTCAAACAGgtacgtacgcacgcacgcacacacacacgcacacacacacgtgcacacgcacagtgCACTCCTGTTATGACTACCTACGTGTCCTCaaacaggcgcacacacacgtgcgtgctatctttatatatatatatatatatatatatatatatataaaaatataaatattagtggGCTTTCGTTACAACTATCTACATGTTCTCaagaagatacacacacacacacacacacacacacacacacacacacacacacacacacacacacacacacacacacacacacacacacacacaacgtgtCAGTCTTCTGTTATGACATGCCACACATCTCTACTCACATACTCTGGGCTCAGACAGCCAGAGGGCTCACTACCTGTATGCATAGGCAGGGTGGAGTTGTTGGTGTGGTTCGAATGCTCAACAGTGTGGGATTTACAAAACTCACATGCAGTGTAGTCAGTACTATTGTTTTGCACAGCAGCTGGGCTACAGTGATGTTTGTAAAAGGTCAAAGCCCCAGACTTCAAAGGAACATgtcttagttttttttatttggctaACAGTTGCCATGGAGAGGAACAGGTTTTTACCAATCaggatgcattttttttccatttctgctcTAAAGCTACAGTCAGTTACCTGCACAAGTGATGGAAGTTTGGTTACATAAAAAACTCCACAATGTCTTCTGTTCAGTTCTGACATAGAAGTCAAAAGCAATGGAACTGCCGTAAATGGATGTTATGACCCTATGcctattaatgttttttaagaTGTGGTAAGATTGGTTAATGATCATGCCTTAAATAATGACAAATTCTGAATTCTATAACTTCTTCTGGAAGTGTCTACTACTGTATTGCtctcagtttttgttgttgtttagggTTTTTACAGTCTTTTTTACAGTTAATAGCAgggggttttttggtttgttttgtttttggttttttttacagttactatttcattttggttttccaCGCCCAACTCATTTACATAGGACAAAACCTTTACAGACactttcaaacatacaaatattaaagcatgtgtgtatgtgtttaatcCACAGCTCCCTCTGCTCACTGATCAGCAGAAGAATAATGCTGAGGTATgacattctctccctccctcccccctgcGCCAAGCACAACTTAACTCCACGTTCCTCTTGTTCATCTGCTCTGTTTGCGTTTCGACAGGCCATCATGCTGGCTGTTATGAAAAAGCTGACATATGATGATGAATACAACTTTGAAAATGAGGTAATCCTCAATGTCATGGACAAGTTTAAGTTGAAAACACAATATCATGAAGATTTATAATCAGTCctgattttactttttattaccTTGCATTCTCTCgtgctttctcttgctctctttctgctgctctcgctgtctctctctgtcgctgTCTCTCAGGGTGAGGATGAGGCCATGTTTGTGGAGTACAGAAAGCAGTTGAAGATGTTGCTGGATCGCCTGGCTCAGGTGTCCCCAGAGTTGGTGCTGGAGTCGGTGCGCAGAGTGTTCACCAGCACCATGCAGTAAGgcccggacacacacacacggacacacacgggAGTGTGAACACACTGCAGAATCTGAACCGTGGGTGTATTgtgctgtggatgtgtgtgtgtaggggctgGCAAACAGCACGGTTCATGGAGGTGGAAGTGGCCATCAGGTTGTTCTATATGCTGGGGGAGGCCCTGCCTGCATCACATGGTGCTCACTTCACAGGCGACGGCAGCAAAGCCAGTGCACTCCAGGACATGATGAGGACGGTAGGGGCACCCACTATGAGCTGCCGCAGCTGCAGAGACACAGCGCAGTTGCTGCGTagagacaaaacattttaaaactgtgcgtatttgcgtgtgtgtgtgtttgtagcttATATCCAGTGGGGTAAGCGAGTACCGGCACACCTCAGTCACGTTGGAATTCTTTGAGACTGTCGTCCGCTATGACAAGTTTTTCATAGTGGAGCCGCAGCACATTCCGAGCATCCTGGTGAGTGTTTAGCACCAGGGGCCTGTGTAATGCATGCCAACATTGCACATGGACATTCCacaaaaaagtgttttcagGCACCACCAAAAAAAGTTTGATTTTGGATTGTGTGCGCTCAGATGGCATTTCTGGACCATCGCGGTCTGAGACACAGCAGTCCGAAAGTGCGAAGCAGAGTGGCTTACCTTTTCTCCAGGTTCATCAAAACGCTACAGTGAGTCAGTCtaccacacccacaaacactcacacacagagacagatgtgGTGTTGATGTCGGTGTTGGTAGTCTTAGTGAAACTGGCATGTGTAAGAGCtgtatttgaatttaaaatctgctgttttgttttagttctgATGTcccttttcactttttaaatagTAAACACATGAATTCGTATATTGAAGACATCCTAAGCCGAATACAGGACTTGCTGGAACTGGCTCCACctgtaagagagagacacacccaccacacaccacacaccacacacctcaaCCTCACCCTCTAACGCTCGACTTGCCCCTTCCAGGAGAATGGCTTCCAGGCTCTGCTCAGCAGTGATGACCAGCTGTTCATGTTCGAGACAGCCGGCGTGCTCATTGTGAATGGCGAGAGTCctgcagacaggaagcaggCACTCATGCGCAGCTTGCTCACACCTCTCCTGGAGGCCTTTCGCCTGCTACTCAACAAGCTGACACAAGAGGGCGATGAGGACAGGCAGACGGCCCTTGCCGACTGCCTCAGTCATGCCGTGGGCTTCGCCAGGTATGTGTAGGGTaatgaggagaaaagagagatgaTGAGAATGCTGCTTCTGTCCACAACAGGAATAATTATGCATATGTCAGAATAATCTGAGTCATTATATGTCCATTATGTAGATATATTTAGAAAGTGGTGAAGACAAATCCAGCTCTTAAATGAGACACAGCAGTGTAAATAACAGGACTGGGACTATTTGTTGCTTGGACTGTTATTGGATTTAAACTGACAGTGACTTGAGGATTAAAGGGCTTGATATCATCTTTCTTGAGTATTTATATTGGCTGAAATTTCAGCAGACCATAAATATTTGGATTAATCGTGACCATTTTCAACTCCTGATTTAAAATCCAGGAATTCAGAGTCCAGATTCAAAACTCTAGTAACCTTTTGCTAGCTTTGTTGTAGATGTGTAATTGCCAGGCTGAAtttctctgtttaaacactATTCCAAAACTCATCTAGCTTGGACTCCTATCACACCAGTGTCCTCAGGGGAACCTCCCAGCACCTCGCTTCTCTGAAATACTACCGCCTGTATgatttatgaaataaaaaaatgctttaactCGTGCATGTTTGGccaaaaaaatcaaattgaTTTTGATCaaattgggcccctgagcaaggcccttaaccctcaattgcttacgtttgtactcagtcattaattgtaagtcgctttggataaaggtgacATATAAATGCCAgacatgaaatgaaatggaatgcaatgccaaaacaaaaacagccaatGACCAGTCACTTACTCTCACTAAGAGTTACATTGTGTTCATGTCTCTCCCCAGCCGCACCAGTAAGGCGTTCAGTAACAAGCAGACGGTGAAGCTGTGTGGCTGCTCCGAGGTCTACCTGGACTGCCTGCAGACTTTCCTGCCCGCGCTGAGTTGCCCTGTACAGCGGGGGGCACTGCGCAGTGCCGTGCGCTCCTTCCTCCACCGCATGATCATCTgcctggaggaggaggtgctgcCCTTCATCCCGGCCGCGTCCGAGCACATGCTGAAGGACTGTGAGCCCAAAGACCTACAGGAGTTCATCCCTCTCATCAGCCAGATTACGGCCAAGTTTAAGGTGGCTTTCATTGACGGGAGGGTTTTGGGGAAAGAAGTTACATAGAAGTAAATATTGctgggtgtttttttgtttttgtttttgttttttttttgggttttactttttttttaatgtacactGAGTATATTACTGAATGTGTTTGACAGTATGTTTTCAATTATAAGTATGtcctggggtgggggggtggagtgtCAGGGCAGGGCGACATGGTCAAGTTAACGGCCACAATGGCAGCATCAGGCAAACGGGGACCTTAGACTCTGGTAGGTGTAGGTTTAGGTGCGAAGCCCAGCACCCGAGCCCCGCGCTGCCTACTGGATCAGCTGTCGTCTGCTGACACCTCTCGTCATGTATCTGCACATCTGTCCCACAGAGCCAGGTATCTCCATTCCTGCAGCAGATCTTCATGCCACTGGTACTTGCCATCTTTGAGGTGCTGTCCCAGCCAGCGGAGGACAATGACCAGACGGCTGCCCTCGAGAAGCAGATGCTGAGGAGAAGCTACTTCAGCTTCATCCAGACCATCGCCAGCAGTGGCATGAACGAGGTCATGGCCAACCAGGGTAAGGCCCTCAGCCACCCAACCCCCAACATGTACTGTAGGCCCTGCCTGAAAAGGCTTCCAGTTTTTCTGAAGTTGAATCATGtcttttgtcttctcttttgctgtctttttttttttttttgcttttgggGTTGGGCAACGGTCTCTTTGGTTATCAGGTGCTGAAAATATTGAACGTGTGCTGTTCACCATCATCCAGGGAGCAGTGGACTTCCCTGACCCTATTGCCCAGAAGACCTGTTTCATCATCTTGTCAAGACTAGTGGAGCTCTGGGGTATGGGAGGGTGTTAAAGCTTTAAAAGATCATAACCCTGTCAACCTGGTGTGTTACCGGTGACTTTACCCTCTCTCATTTATTCACTCAGGGGGTAAAGATGGTTTGGTTGGATTTCCAGACTTCATCTACAAACACATCGTCCCAGCATGTTTCCTGGCTCCTCTCAAAACGACCTTTGACCTCTCAGATGCTCAGACTGTCCTGGTGAGTCCCTTAACCTCTCATAAAATCGGATGAGGCTTGAATGTAGAAAAGCAGTCGGTGTGTAATCTATATCACAAACTCTTGATTTATAGGCCTTGTCCGAGTGTACGCTGACCCTGAAAATGATTCATCTCCGGAGGGTGAGTAATGGGCCTATTGGACTTTACCTTTCACCTCAAAAGCACAGTAAGGCCAGTAATGTTTGGTTCTCCATTTAAAAAAGTGCCATATGGTTGGCCGTCATTAGACACAGAAGCCTTTTCGCCATTTACCTTTCctcagttttaaaaacattatatattgcTGTTTCACTGTGAAAGTGTTGTACCTGTAGGTGTGtacatgggcagtggtagctcaggtACTTGTattcagaaggttgccggttcaagtcccaccactacctAGTTGACACTGTTGGGGCCATGAGCGAGACCCTTAACAcccaattgctcaaattgtacttaGTCACAACAGTAAGTCGCTTTGGagaaaagcatcagttaaatgccgtaaatgtactTTAATCAAATATCCTATTCAGCATTGAACTAGAGTGTATTCACAGtgtgttgtaaaatgtattCCAATTTTAATGCCACATTTCCAAGCGGGTATCCGCAAACTTGGACAAGAAATTCACGGCTGTAAAATTGAACTCCCATCAGTTAGCATCTTGGTACATCCTTGGACTAACGTATGAAAAAGGGTCTTCACAAAATGCAGTACATGTAATGTCATGGTCATGAAAAATATCAATGAAAACACAGTGCACTGGTACCATCCCAAATGCAGTGAACAGGGGCTTTTTGGTTGttggtgtgtttacactgaTAGATTAGGCTGGTCAGCCTCAGGCTCTCATTTTTCGAGGGGCATTTGCAGAAATGGTATGGTTTTTAGTAATTTCCATTGTGTATGGctgggggggtgtgagtgagaTACCAACACCTTCCAAGCCTAAGCTATTACTTAAaagtttttgtgtgtattcCCAGGGGCTGGAGTTTATTCAGTTCCTTCAACAGGAGTACCTGCCTTCTCTGCATGTGTCACCTGAGATCACACAGGTAGCTCATCAAAGCTGTTTACAACCCCAAAATTCCTtctccttttttatttctgtgttacTAGAGATGCTAATAAAAGGAAGCTGTTTATGGTTTATTTAACACACTATCTTTAGATGCAATCATGGCCTTTCTGGTTTTACCTGCACTCTGGTCTCAGGTCTATCTGTTCTCTTCAGGAACTCTGTCAAGTGCTTCAACAGCCTGACACCAAGGTTGTTAAAAACTACATGAAGGTATTTCAGACCAATAAAACATTGTTGAATCTTCAcactcattacatttttttgttgttgttgttcccaTTGCTAATTGTGTCTCGGTTtgcttgtctctgtctttcaggCATTCTTTCAACAAGCTAAACTGTAATAACTGGAAGGACTCTGGCTGATGGGGACAGCAGACAGTGTCACCTACAGGATAAAGACAGAGCATAGCTTAGAAGCTGCTTTTTGCACTTAGAGAGAAGCTTAACCATCCCCATCCCCAAGGGGTCTATGGGAAATGGTGCTGAAACAGGACTCCCATGAGGATGAGCTATCAGTCAGCAGTGACCTCAGCCTTCCAGTGACCTAGGCCCAATCAGAGTTGTGCTCTCCATGTGGGTTTGACCTCCTGCTTTGGGGAACAACATTCATCATTGGCCAATTTGACAAGGTGGAAAGCTCATGGTCAGCAGTGGTAGAAGCTTCAATTGGAGAGAAATTTCTTTCCTAAGTTACCCGTACCTACCTAAACGAGGAGGGAAAAGTTTGGCgcttaaaaatatgaaatgatctgagtaatattttgtattttttgacaGTGCTTTTTCAGTTTAGTAATCCATAGggattgtttggtttttttttaatatgtagagcatttaaaaatgtgatttttgtttgaACTGTGGAAACAAGGTTTCTCTAATGCATTGGAACTAAAGAAGGGCTGGTTTaagaattttatttaatgatggggattttttttgtcatgggatggaagcatttttattttgaagtgaTGTAGGAGGGATATGAAAGTGTTTTTGATCCTGACCACCTGGGTCTAAACTTTTTCTCCCATGAAGTTATGTGACCAGGACCTACTTCCCTTTCTGATTTGTAAAATAAACCTTTGTTCATGGTATGTTAAATGAGGTGTAACCCATTGTTCTGTGCAGTACCTCATCACCATGTCTTAAAGTTAGTCATCTTTCCTTAACCATGAAACACTAAACCAATAGCTGACCTTACAGCCAGGGTAATATCATGTGATATTTCCATATAATTCAGTTAATTTTAAAGTCCTCATTCCTATGAGCTGTGCCATCATCACTGCCAGGCTGAGATTTCATCTGGCGTCCACATGGCCAGGTTGTTCTGTGTGCTGGCCCAGCTGTTGGAGCTGTGTGCTGTTTCAGCATTTGCCACAAAGGCAGTTTAGTGTTTTAGAGGAATAGTTTGAAAGTTTGACTATTTCCCCCTTCTGCAAAGTTAATAAACAAACTTTGTTTTTGAATTCATATTTGGTTTATGTATCTTATTTTGCATGATGCACAGTGCAATATGTCCAGTGGTCCAAAAGGATTTAGTGAAGCAATGCTCTTCAGATAATACTGGCATTAGTTGtcctgtgtttaaaaaaaaaaaataataataataataataattcctgTACTCAATTGGAAAATACTGAGCACAACTTAGTTTTGCAGCATGCTAATTAAGGACTATTGGGGTTAAGTCAAAAGATCTCTGCTCCATTCAGTCTTTGTTATCCAGTCAATTCATGTATTCAGGGAATAAATACAAATTGGGTCTTGGGCCCAGAAGTGTGGAACAAGCTTTCTTCAATGAAAGCCACTCATCACATCATAATGGGACATCAGTGCACCATCTTGCAAAACAAACTGTTCCAATTCCTAAAAGAAATGTCAACTTTAATGCGGTCTGTACCCAAGATGCCAAAGTTGCACCAAACTTTCAAAAAGACGGTGTACACTTTTTTGCACCAAG
This region of Electrophorus electricus isolate fEleEle1 chromosome 2, fEleEle1.pri, whole genome shotgun sequence genomic DNA includes:
- the xpot gene encoding exportin-T isoform X1, with translation MACESALPAIMDEQALLGLNPNADACYRQRALAYFEQLKESRDGWEVCAQALAKGIYGDDHVKFFCFQVLEHQIKFRHGSLTGAQQQLIRETLMKWLQLQLMGGQPEKPFIKNKAAQVLALTFVREYLTIWPKFFFDLLSLVGLNPHGLDIYLRTLMAVDAEVVDRDILHSPEETRRNTLIKDHMRESCIPALVESWYQILQTYQRSHSELTCQCLEVVGAYVSWIDLNLIANDRFVNLLLSHMSVEELREEACDCLFEIINKGMDPVDKTKLVESLSQVLQSAGFFNVEQEEDVDFLAKFSRLVNGMGQALVLSWTKLTKSGDVKVATETLQALEAKVPLLLQLLVHEDDDISANIVGFCYDYLHVLKQLPLLTDQQKNNAEAIMLAVMKKLTYDDEYNFENEGEDEAMFVEYRKQLKMLLDRLAQVSPELVLESVRRVFTSTMQGWQTARFMEVEVAIRLFYMLGEALPASHGAHFTGDGSKASALQDMMRTLISSGVSEYRHTSVTLEFFETVVRYDKFFIVEPQHIPSILMAFLDHRGLRHSSPKVRSRVAYLFSRFIKTLHKHMNSYIEDILSRIQDLLELAPPENGFQALLSSDDQLFMFETAGVLIVNGESPADRKQALMRSLLTPLLEAFRLLLNKLTQEGDEDRQTALADCLSHAVGFASRTSKAFSNKQTVKLCGCSEVYLDCLQTFLPALSCPVQRGALRSAVRSFLHRMIICLEEEVLPFIPAASEHMLKDCEPKDLQEFIPLISQITAKFKSQVSPFLQQIFMPLVLAIFEVLSQPAEDNDQTAALEKQMLRRSYFSFIQTIASSGMNEVMANQGAENIERVLFTIIQGAVDFPDPIAQKTCFIILSRLVELWGGKDGLVGFPDFIYKHIVPACFLAPLKTTFDLSDAQTVLALSECTLTLKMIHLRRGLEFIQFLQQEYLPSLHVSPEITQELCQVLQQPDTKVVKNYMKAFFQQAKL
- the xpot gene encoding exportin-T isoform X2; this encodes MACESALPAIMDEQALLGLNPNADACYRQRALAYFEQLKESRDGWEVCAQALAKGIYGDDHVKFFCFQVLEHQIKFRHGSLTGAQQQLIRETLMKWLQLQLMGGQPEKPFIKNKAAQVLALTFVREYLTIWPKFFFDLLSLVGLNPHGLDIYLRTLMAVDAEVVDRDILHSPEETRRNTLIKDHMRESCIPALVESWYQILQTYQRSHSELTCQCLEVVGAYVSWIDLNLIANDRFVNLLLSHMSVEELREEACDCLFEIINKGMDPVDKTKLVESLSQVLQSAGFFNVEQEEDVDFLAKFSRLVNGMGQALVLSWTKLTKSGDVKVATETLQALEAKVPLLLQLLVHEDDDISANIVGFCYDYLHVLKQLPLLTDQQKNNAEAIMLAVMKKLTYDDEYNFENEGEDEAMFVEYRKQLKMLLDRLAQVSPELVLESVRRVFTSTMQGWQTARFMEVEVAIRLFYMLGEALPASHGAHFTGDGSKASALQDMMRTLISSGVSEYRHTSVTLEFFETVVRYDKFFIVEPQHIPSILMAFLDHRGLRHSSPKVRSRVAYLFSRFIKTLHKHMNSYIEDILSRIQDLLELAPPENGFQALLSSDDQLFMFETAGVLIVNGESPADRKQALMRSLLTPLLEAFRLLLNKLTQEGDEDRQTALADCLSHAVGFASRTSKAFSNKQTVKLCGCSEVYLDCLQTFLPALSCPVQRGALRSAVRSFLHRMIICLEEEVLPFIPAASEHMLKDCEPKDLQEFIPLISQITAKFKSQVSPFLQQIFMPLVLAIFEVLSQPAEDNDQTAALEKQMLRRSYFSFIQTIASSGMNEVMANQGAENIERVLFTIIQGAVDFPDPIAQKTCFIILSRLVELWGGKDGLVGFPDFIYKHIVPACFLAPLKTTFDLSDAQTVLALSECTLTLKMIHLRRGLEFIQFLQQEYLPSLHVSPEITQVYLFSSGTLSSASTA